The genomic DNA TTAAGGCAATGCAGAAATGAATCATGTTACTAGTGACACCTGTGTTTGACAAGTGGGAAAAATGTCTACTAAAGATATGTACTACAACTAATACAGCATCTTCTACCTTAATGTGTATTACACTATTAATCAAATCCTGTCaagataaataaagaaatgaattacTTAGTATGTCCCAGTTTGGATGCTTTTTTACTAAAGTCTAGTTGGGAGAGTTGTGTTCAAAGTGTATTTCTATACAggcctgcattaaaaaaaaaaaaaaccttaataGACATGACTTAATATCATCTCCTTGTTGCTGTGAGCTTTATTAAAATGTCTGATTACAAACTAATAATCAACTTTGATTATCCCATGCAGTCTATCTGCATTCGTAGACGCTGCAGGTCAACTCAACTCTGCTGTTCTACAGTCGTTTTATCCCCCAGTCTTCTGCTGAAGGCTAACATTTGTTGGTGTAGGAGTGTGCCCACGTTTCCTAACTGTTGTCTCCGGGTCTTCAGGTGGTTCAACATGGCGCCCATCGACGCCAACAGAACGCCATCGCTGTTCTGACGCTCCTGAGTTACCACTAAATCCTCTCTCCACGCTTCCTGCAAGCTCTCAAACAAGGTCCTTATGTCCCGCTGGAGCTGGCCAACCTCCTGCCAGTACCGCTCTTTGTTCTCCCTGGCTGTGTCGACGTCCTCTGTCATCTGTCGGATGCTGAGATGCAGCCTGCTGTTCTCCATGCGGACCTGCTCCAGTTTCACGCTGTTGTCATAGATGTTCATCTCTACGGCTCTCAGCTCCGACGCCTGCTGGCGGAGCACGTCCATGTAGCCCCTTCGCATCTCGTCCAGCTCCGCCTTGGTTTGGTCTTTGGGCTGGAGCAGCGAGTCGGTTTTCTCCTTCAGTCCCTGAATGGACAGCTCCAGAtcgctcttcttcctcttcagctCCGAGGTGAGCGTTTTGAGTCCCTGGTGTCTGGATCGCTCTTCGTTCCAATTCGCTTCCACCTCCTTCAGgatttcctctttctcctccacctccctctgcttctcctcgcGGCTCCTCGCGGCGCTCTCGGCTTCCGCGGCCCACTGCTCCATTTCCTCGCGCTGTCGGGTCTCCATTTGTCTGTACTCCGCCTCGCGCTGGGCCACGTGGCTCGTCAGCAAGTCGGCGTTTTCGCTCTTGGGCTGACGCTTTCGGAGTGCGGCCTCCTCTCGTTGCAGCTCCTGGTATCTGGTCTTGGCGTTGCCAATATCGGCGCTCATCTTCACCACGTGCTCCTCCTGCTTCCTCTTCCCTTCCTCCAAGAGCCTCGTCAGCCACCTCTTCTCCGCCTCGTAATGGCAGATGTTCTTCTTCTCCGTATCCACGTTGTCGCACAACTCTTCCCGATTCCTCTCGAACACGCGTTTAGTGATGATTTCGGCTTGCAGGAGCTCTCCGATCTGCTTGTCCATCTCTTTGATCTCCTTGCTGTGTCTGACTATGGAGGAGATGCGCTCCTCCAGCTGTAGCTTGGAtcgctgcagctgctgcaagACGTGGAAATGCTCTGCCCTCACTTCGTTCTCTTCGTCGTGCTGCTGCTTGAATATCTCATAGATTTTAGCCAGGGCATCTTGACAGAGCAATCTGGACGCTCGAGCCTCCTCTATTTTATCTTCCACTGTGGCAATCTCCTCTTTAAGAAGCTGGATGGCAACTCTAAAGGCTTCCTCTAACTCGCGCAACTCCTTCTTCAGCGCTTCTCTCTGTTGCCTCAATTCTTGATGCTTTTGGGTCTCCACCTGCAGCTGTTTCTCACACTGGAGCCCATCTGCTGCCAGTCTCCGTATCTTGCTCTCCAGCTTGGCCATGTCaatcatgagctcgcccagttggtTATGGGTTTCTCGTTTCTTTTCATTAAGACCATCCAACACTATTCTGCTTCTCCTGTTCGCTAGCTTCTGCTGCTTCATTTTCTCCTCGGCCTGGTCCACCTCTCCGGACAGGCTGTCGTTTTTCACAGCGAAAGCCTCTCTCTCCAGCACCATCTTTCGCTGCAGCGTTATCTTGTCCTGTTGGATAGCAGCGGTGCAGGACTTGAGCTCCTCTATCTGATCTCGTGTCTGATCCAAATGCATCTGCAAGCTATACTTCAAGGCGATTCGATCGTTCTGAGCAGCAACGATCTCTTCGTGTTCAGCCTTCACCTGCTCGCGCTCTGGGTACAGGGCTTCGTTCTGGCTCAAGAGGGCCACCTGCCTCTTCACCGTGGCTTCTCGGAGCTGAGAAACTGTGTGGAGGTCTTTGTGCAGCTGCTCTATCTCCTCTGCATTAGAGGCCCGGGCTGCTACTACGTCAGCCATAATTTCCTGGCTCATTCTTTCTCTTAAATTGTTGATTTGGTGTCTTAGCTTGCTGTTTTCTATGGTTTCCACTTCTAGATGTTCATGCGCAGCACGCCGCTCAGCCTCCAGGTCAGTGATGGCAGCCGTTATCTCTGTCAGGTGGAGGCTGGCTTCAGGTGAGAATGCTATCCCCTCCTCCTTCAGCTGCTTGTCCAGTTCCTTTAAATGCTCGAGAGCGACCATAACCGCCGGGAAGTCGGGCACCAGACAAGAAGCCATTTTTAATCCGTGTGGGTTTTGTGTACGTGTgtcttgtatttgtgtgtgtgtcggcagtTTCAGTTCAGATTCTACCATCGATTACTTGTGAGTGgggttgccatggcaacaactACCCACCACGAAGAAGACCGCACGCTACGGCAAGTCCGCGAGGCCACAGGGCTGTTAGCAGCGGCCACACACAAGCTAACCTTCAGTACGTGAAAGTAGCTAACCAATTCTTGTCAGGGTAAGGTTGGAACTAACCGCGATAAAAGTAAGCTAAAGCTACGTTTAGATGAACAGAAAAGTCGGATGACCTTCGCACTAGGAAGCATGAAAAGAATGGGCGGCGACGGTAATGTTGGAAGCTCTTCAACAGCGGGTTTAACGTTAGTGCTTAACTTACCTGAAATACGTTATGTAGCAACACCCGTGCAGACATTTCGGAACAACCTCAGCTTCCAAAGACGTGCGTATGGGCTGCAAACCAAATTTGCACTCATTCAGTATGTATGATAGCTATCGCCCTGCTATAGGCAGCAGTAGCAGGGAACTCGAGCCCGGTGTTGCCAGATTAGAAGATTTCAAGTAAAACTATTTAGAAAAGTAGGCGCGCCGTGCGCGTATGATAGGCTATGATGTGCTGCTGTCACTGGTGGAAAGTAATATTTACTTAAGTGCTACACTTGAGTACAATTTAGAGGTAAcgctacttgtactttactttatacttctactccagtaggctacatttcagAGTGAAATACTGTAGCCTGCAGCCtgacaccatggccactgctgGGGTTAGAGATGGCGGAAAAACAATAATAGAGctggaaaatcctcctgcttccctgagGTCAGcggtgtggcaacattttgccttccctgTGATTTATGTAAACAACGAACGCGTCGTTGACAAAAAACATACAGTTTGTAGGCTTTGTTACACGCGGGTACCATACGCCCCCTCTGGCAACACGACAAATATGGCAGGACATATTCGCAGGCATcataaacaaatacatctaTGGACTGATCTGCCTGGGAAAAGGGCAGCTCTTCCATCCTCCGGGATGAGGTGGCGTTTTGCAGGTGAggaaactttttttcaaaacatgttttaaacatcTTGAGATTTTTCAGATGCCACAAAACTTGgagcaacttaaaaaaaaaataataataaaaaaataatattcagCATCTTTGTTTTGCATAGAAAACATCAAACCTAATATACATTTCGTTACATATGTGCCTGCACATTGTGTCAATGACAATACAATTGAATTTGATATTCAAAACAGGTATTACATTCTTAACTCACCACGGTGAGGAAACTCAAGCTcttacccttctgccatctggCTCTTTTTTTATCAGTGTATTAGTGTGTTTTAGGTTTTTGTCCAATTGACTGGTACAATaagttatttattacattttaattaaattatataaatgtgatgataTGCCCTTAGTGTGGTAGGCTACACGGCCAAAGAATATGGCGGTTATACCACACTTGATACCATGGAGCCTATCTTTTTACAGAAGAATTTGAAAATGTGAATGACAGTTGTGTCAGGGCATAAATCGAATGATCTGTTGATCGTTACGACTCAAGACAGGATAGTATAACAATGGAATATATAAATAGTATCGAAAGTCTAACACCTCTATCACACCTTATTCGGAAATTAAAATGAGCTGCCCTTTAAAACCCATGTGTACCCCTGGTTGTCTGTTTTGATAGATCATTCTAACCGAGGGGCAGTTCAATTAAAAGACCTGCTAGGAGGTTCCTGAGCATGGCTCCTCTCACTCCCTTGGCACACAGTACAGTGTGCAAAGCAAACATGACAGTTCATTATATTTTTGGCCAAAAAGCACAGAAAcgagataagatagactttattaatcccacactggggaaattcccttgttacagcagctcagAAAAAGTCACACTCATCAGAAAAGACAAATGCACATTAGACATAGGAAAGATATACAAAAAAgtattataagaaatagaaaaaatagaataataatagtaatatgtacactataaacacccttattataaacagacaaaaacatatatgtatgtgtacagatgagaaaacaatacaattgttttaaaatataGCTACATATGCTCCACATTGGCTGTTTCTCAGTTAGTTTGTGGtattttaatttcattcataaatgtatttttacaaatgtataaaatgaTGCAAGACAGTGCCTGAAGAttagggggggaaaaaacaatgcAGCAGCCACCTGGAAGTCCTTATTGTTACAATTTCTTATTTAGTGGTCCATAATCCAAAACAAGCGTGCACTTAATTTGATGACCAAAAAGAGAGTCTTCAGTTTGGAAGTTTGTGCAGGTTTATTAACAACAGGACCTGGCAACCCTGATCCGTCGCCGAATGATGACATTGGTCCACAAATGGAGACGTAGAAAGCATAGAAATAGAGCAGGTAGAAGAAGCAGCGCCAATTCAATGGCTGTCATCCTATGCGTTTTATTTGTTGTAAAAGCCACTGAAAGTGTTTGGACTTTTTGTTACAGGGTAAGTATTGACGCATgtcaaaatagaatacgaaGATTGAGTATCTTTCTATTGTATAAGCacagttttatttaaatatgttcACAATTATGTGATAGCCATGGTGATTTGAATTGttgaatcttgttttttttttttttttcacacaaagtTCTCACCGCCATAAACGTACATCAACGCTACGTTTAAAATAGCGCATCAAAAATAATGTGATTTCGAAAGGGATGTCCTTTCTATCCAGCCTAACTCTTGCGGCTGTGCTACCGCCAGCCAGCGGAGCGAACAGCCTGCAGAAGAAGGGCCACAGGAACATGGATCTTATCAGTAAACCAAGAAGCAAGTCCATCGTGTGGATGTATTTCGGCTTGAAAGCAGATGAAAAGGGGCAACCTTTGAACTCTGGCGAGGCCGTTTGTCGTTTGTGCCGAAAAATAGTACTTGCAAAAGGTGGAAATACCACGAATTTAAGAAGTCACTTGAGACGTCGACATCGTGCGGATTTTTTCGAGACTACTTCTGCCCCGACATCTGGAGCTTTGTTTGAGGCTCAAGGTGATTTACCACAAAATTCAGCTCTTTCACTGCGACAATTGTGTATCCAAAGAGTGCCTCAAATTTGAGCCTTGGTGCATCGGCCGCCTTTGCCACTACTAACGTTACATACACCCTTCCCTTTAAGACTGACAAAATACAATTGCAGTGGGGCACATTATGGGTTTGATAAAGTTGCATTTAAAAGGGAACagttaaaggtgaaaaaaaatagtCCCTAACCCTTGTGCTGTTCTTGTATGCCATTGACTGTATATAAAGGTATATATGCACACTCTGTGCTAAACTCACGTGGGAGAACAGACCTCCTAGTATGGTATTTGTTGTTGTACTTTAAGCAGAATATGCAGACAGACTGGTGTGAGTGTATTTACTGTGTTACATCTTTAAATGCAGCATTTAATTCCGACAATGCATTGAGATTGTAGGCCATCGGACACATTCAAAGAGTGTAAAATCAAGATAATCGGTAACAACACCTACCAGCAAGTTTTTTAAGTCAAACAGTATCTGTTTCTTTGAACGGGGTTATCTAATGTCAGGTTCTTTCATACGTAACGTAGTTTCCATGTCTCGTTTCGGGACCCTAGTGTTAATTTTCGCCTTGTTAACAGTGCtattacacacaaacaacttTACACTGCCTAAATATGATTGTACGCATGCGCAGAGAGAATACGACCCCAGTGCTAGAAGGCGGTTTTACGGCTGTCTCATACCtttgttgttgccatggtaTCACCTAAACAGTCACCCAAGTAACCCATTGTACATCCATAATTGTAAGGAGCTGAGGGTAACATTTTgggaatattttattatttaaaatatcattTGGTAAGGGATATGTTGCTGTAGTCCCGCTGTCATGATACGTCGTTACAAATAACCGTTCTGCGGTGGGTGCAATGATTGGCCAGTCATAGCCGCCATCTTTAGCGTTTTAAAATCCCTTTTCGTCTCTTCAATACAGTCTGATAAATGACTGTGGTATAACCGCCGTATAGCACAGAAACCTGACTACATGAGCGGTATCACTCCGCTTTGTTTACATGGCCGAATCCTACCTATTGTCCGTCTCGTTTTAACATTGAACACACAGCAACTACCTTGACAGCTGATGGAGCTCACAGCTAACATTATGAATGCAGACCTGAAGGATTCCCGTGATAAACTGCACGTGTTTGAGCCTGATATGAAAACTAAAGAGGAGCTCATCCTGAAAGAAGAGGATGAGTCACAAGAAGAGGAAGAGTATGAGGTAAATACTACTGGCATTTCTAGACATGCAATGGTTTCAGACTTAGAACTGAATGAACTTGAAGACAGCAGGAACGAAATAAGTAAGCTTACCATGAAGCAGACGACCTGGGCTGTGAATTGCTTCACTGGCTGGTTGGAGGCACAGGGGCTCCAGGTGGACCTGACTACAGTGGAGAAGACTGAGCTGAACGGGGTGCTGAGACACTTTTACGGATCGGTACGAAACGGCAAAGGAGAGCTGTATGGGATTGCCAGTTACATTGCGCTGAGAGCCGGACTAAACCGTTACCTCAAAGAGCCTCCTTTCAGCCGCCCTGTGTGCTTAATGAGAGATGCTGAGTTCACCTCAGCCAACAAGGTGTTCCTGGGAGTGCTCAAGAGAATTCGGAAGTGCGGTCGAAACTTAAGATCTCACCATCAGGCGCTGTCTTCTAGTGATATCCGCATCCTCAGACACTCGCGTGCGATGGACACCAGCACTCCGAGGGGACTTCTGAACAAAGTCTGGTTTGATGTTCAGGTACATTTCGGCCGCAGAGGGAAGCAGGCCAACAGGAATCTAAGGCCAGATTCATTTGTGATCAGAAAAGACGAGAGAGGGCGGCGATGCTGTGCTTTATCCTTTGTGGACGAAACGAAGATTGACAGTGAGAAGGACCGAGGCTCTATGTTTGAGAAGCCAGGCAGTGCATTCTGTCCCATTACTTCGCTTTTGAAGTACCTGAGCAAGCTCCCATGCAACGCAACCGCCCTTTACGTGCAGCCCAAGAAGGATCTTACCGATGAAATGTGGTACAGCCACACCCCCCTCGGAGTCAATTATCTGGGCTCAATGCTGGCTCGCATGTGCAAAGAAGCCGGCACATCGATCATCTATACCAATCACTGCATCCGAAGCACACCCTTTCACCTACTGTGTGACCCAAGACTGGAGGCAAGAGAAACGATTCCTGTCAGCGTGCACAGGTAGGATGAAGTATATTCACCTGTTGCTATTTTTCCCATTACACCTACTGAAATAACTTAAGTATAATTTTTTACAACAGGTCTGAAAGCTCCCTCCAAAGTCCCCAGACGCCATCCCTCGGGGGCCGTAAGCTGCGTAAGATATTGCCAAAGGGCGATTCAGCTGGCCCAGCAGGTCTGCCACCAGACAAGTGGGCACCACTGACAGAAATTCactcaagcacacacactctgactgcACCAGTGCTGCAGTTGATTCATTATCTTAGTAATATCAGAGTGAAGTGTTGAGATAAATGTCTACAGAAAGTCCGAATGATTGAACGTGATGCTGGTTACAAGACTATATAGGAACATACATTTTTCTTGGTTggggaaacaaaataaaatgaatcaaaacaAACTCAAGGCTTCTGTCTTTGCTATACATAACTAACATTGTAAAATGATTACTTTAATGCAATCTGTCTAGTATTTTAACAATTGCATTCTAATGCTATAACATCCTCCGAAGGACTTTTCTCTATTTCCTGTGTTAAGTTCTGTCAtctctattatttttttttttttttacccaaaacaacaaaagaacaGTAAACATGCTCAATGAAAATAAAGTCCTCCTCTAACGGTATCTCACCTTAATTCCATGTTTGACTAATCATTTctctatttttttccccccctccctctgtaGGTTTGGATTTAAACCATGAAGAATTCCTTGAGGATTTTCCATTTCTCCAGAATGCATCCAACCAGAACTACGTCCCAGACGCCGTGCTGCCGCCTGGAGAGCCATGGCTCCACGGTGGGCCCTCCCGGGCGGTGCTGTCCCTGCCCTCCTGCCTGTGCCTGTGCGGGGACATCGGCTCTGGGATGTCTGGTCCTGGATCTTCTGATGAAGACCAGATGGGAGAGATGAAAGTGTACGCCAAGTGTCACCTTCAGAAGGGCGTCATGTTTGGGCCATTTCTAGGAGAAGTGTGCAGAGGACAAATGCCGAGCAACCTCAAATACGCCTGGGCTGTAAGTAGACAGGTCCGACTAGATGTAAAGAGGTAGTTTAAAATGAAGTTAtggcaacaaaaaagaaaatgatgctTTTTGTgctaatcgttagttgcagccctgcttttaaggccgttttatggttgtgcgtcgaatcgacggcgtacccccgcagacccctccgCGTCTACGCCGGTCCCTACTGCCGTGCATGTGGCTCGGCCGTGGctgggtagcgttgcatttcctccCCGACTCATTCCCTGGTTCTCCTTCTTCATAAACAAGAttaaatcaaggagagggttcacttctcctgctccagatttcccaccgtggtcagaaagaacagggcaGACACTTTGTTtgtctcactatgactctagagtcggtactcacttcgaagctaatcgccgtcactctctcacttctccctcgctctaacacactccccacacacacacacacacacacacacacacatgccggctcaacgaacacaccagcacacaagtataaacatcaggccacttacgtaggctacggtgaaaccactgcgtggagcctccacacaaccataaaacggcctttaatCAGTAATGTAATTTGTGACTTGTTTTGGTAACCAGCAGGAAATCCATATATAATTGAGAGTTGACATACACATTGCTCCCATCTCCAGATCAGAGATGATGCTGGTTTTGTCTACGTCGATGCTTCCGATGAAAGCAAATCTAACTGGATGAGGTGGGCAGTTCTTACTGATTCAAGTTTCTCTCTCAAAGTATAATGTCCTTTctcccttgttttttttttttgttttttttactttttatatataatgCAGTCAATCAGAGCATTCGTCTGACTGAGATTGGCTCCTACTAACAAACTGTACATGTTTGCTCTATGTTTCAGATACGTAACATATACCAGCAGTGAGGAGGAACACAACCTGGTCATTTTCCAGTTCTACCGCCACATCTACTACAGGGTTTCCCAGCCCATCACAGAAGGAACAGAGCTCAGGGTCTGGATCGGCAAGGATTATGCCACCCTGCTGGGCCTGGGGATGGGTGAGTTCACACACTGAAGCATAGAATGACATGTGGTAGAAGCAGACTTGCAGATCTATATTAGTTTGTTCACTTCCACATTCATTTTCAACTGACTAAATActaaatagggctgcacgataggaggaaaatatgcgatgcagagacagagcacatttaagtcccgcccccaccgGAGGGGAAAAGAACTCTCCGCTgtccattgacttgtattgcggGAAGGTTCGTACTCGTCAATTTTgactgctagcaaacaacagaataatgcctaaaagctgctgtgaggtgatattcactaccaacaatgtaaagagcccataaattatgtttttataagctgctgacctgaaaaactgagctttgATGAAGACAAATGTGgatacagacgtgaggaatcagcagagagaatgggaAGACTGTGAGATCCTGACactgagctaacgttatgtccCACGTTACGTGttttagcttaacttacagacgTATAGTTAGGCTAAAACTGCCATTTGGATATTTGACTAGGTAACAAAATGCTTGCAGCAAATGTAACGTgggacataacgttagcttagtgtcagGATGCCACGGACTtcccattctctctgctgattcctcacgtctgtatccacgtttgtcttcataaaagctcagttttttggGTCGGCAGCTTATAAAAGCTTAAGCTAtgggttctttacattgttggtagtgaatatcgtcacacagcagcttttaggcattattctgttgtttgctagcggACGAAATTGACGAGGAGGCACCTTCACACAATACAATTCAATGGAGAGCCGAGAGTTGTTCCCCAAAATGgctatattgtgcagccctagactTAAATAGAATGTTTTTGAAAGTCTTAAAACTGAAAATGTAGCTCGCTAAAATGGATGTCACATCCTCTgcattatattattaattttgatgtgggggggggttaCAGGTGACAATGTGAAATGTGAAGTCGGAGACAAAGAGACAGTCCTGCGCCTTCTGCAAGACATCCAATTGGTCACCCTCCCAGAGCCCAGCAGCTCCTCTCTTTGGTCAGacaacagccaatcacagagccCCATGCTTGTCATCAGTGACGTGACGACTGTGTCCAACCCAGACGCCGCTAGTGATTCTGGCAtgatgtctgtctctgtgtttccctcctcctcctccctgatCTCCTTACCGTCCCCGGGCTCTCATTCATTGGAAAAGTACGACTTTATGCCCGGGACTGAGAAACTGCTGAGTAACCCAAACGTCACAGAGAACAGCCCATGGTACTTTTTTGGGTTCGAGCCGGACCCTACCGGCCGGCCTCTGGACCGCAGCGCTGTGGTGTGTAAGCTGTGTGGGGAACATATCGGCTGTGGGGGGGGAGCAGCAGATCTCCAAATCCATCTGACCAACAAGCACCACATCAGAACACGCGACGGCAACAAGGACCGGAGCCTTCTGACAATAGGTAACTATTacgtaggcctgtaacaattattacaagTGGTTATTGGTTggattatatatttttaatattatattgAATTGTTAGTTCATGGCACTTTACACGCCCTTTACCCGTTCATGGAAACAAAAACGACAAGCACTCTTAGTGTAACACTCGCATGGCtaaaaataagacccaagtttAGAAATCAATATTTTCCTTTTAACCAACCTGAAGTTATTTTTGTGTAGTTATGTGAGTCTAAAAACtctttttcaaacaaacaaatgtacagGTTTAACCTGTAAACTGGTGTctagttaaaaatgttaaacaacATTTCTTAAAGgtcgtgacacaccaacccgacagccgaccctcggcagaaaaggcagttggactgatcagtctccccgacttggtcaaaaaaagtgtctcggaac from Sander vitreus isolate 19-12246 chromosome 2, sanVit1, whole genome shotgun sequence includes the following:
- the LOC144527898 gene encoding uncharacterized protein LOC144527898 isoform X1, whose product is MELTANIMNADLKDSRDKLHVFEPDMKTKEELILKEEDESQEEEEYEVNTTGISRHAMVSDLELNELEDSRNEISKLTMKQTTWAVNCFTGWLEAQGLQVDLTTVEKTELNGVLRHFYGSVRNGKGELYGIASYIALRAGLNRYLKEPPFSRPVCLMRDAEFTSANKVFLGVLKRIRKCGRNLRSHHQALSSSDIRILRHSRAMDTSTPRGLLNKVWFDVQVHFGRRGKQANRNLRPDSFVIRKDERGRRCCALSFVDETKIDSEKDRGSMFEKPGSAFCPITSLLKYLSKLPCNATALYVQPKKDLTDEMWYSHTPLGVNYLGSMLARMCKEAGTSIIYTNHCIRSTPFHLLCDPRLEARETIPVSVHRSESSLQSPQTPSLGGRKLRKILPKGDSAGPAGLDLNHEEFLEDFPFLQNASNQNYVPDAVLPPGEPWLHGGPSRAVLSLPSCLCLCGDIGSGMSGPGSSDEDQMGEMKVYAKCHLQKGVMFGPFLGEVCRGQMPSNLKYAWAIRDDAGFVYVDASDESKSNWMRYVTYTSSEEEHNLVIFQFYRHIYYRVSQPITEGTELRVWIGKDYATLLGLGMGDNVKCEVGDKETVLRLLQDIQLVTLPEPSSSSLWSDNSQSQSPMLVISDVTTVSNPDAASDSGMMSVSVFPSSSSLISLPSPGSHSLEKYDFMPGTEKLLSNPNVTENSPWYFFGFEPDPTGRPLDRSAVVCKLCGEHIGCGGGAADLQIHLTNKHHIRTRDGNKDRSLLTIGQQRSQPVMLNSGVVSTPPLVLSPNVTNAIANFLIVDLQPPALVEGDGFKQLIHTLLPSYKELPSPRQLESLLREHHNRGKASLAQLLRRKLGSSENEEVSDYTAPIGFESRRRGRPLGYRREVPHFVTLSVDVWFHSWQGSTERYLTLWAHYIDCHFTFQNLALATQRLTKSGGKECSLRAVEAQVKGMAQEWGISQPNLVLLGGEGRNKMRPGQIKSKRGGEAGGSAPHPNSTTFLEREDPVSPEEAQGLEHVCHSGEGLPSVPCFFSAVQGCIEEVMAHSVISKTLSQFQAILTNLFLPPAHTKGSYPHHAQSLLHALTKHEQAELKSWAHSRPTWNKLYPLLSVLIKHKSLFCDMIKEVKGEGSSKEDTGSESSSSGSCHANSTSNASSTGVATLRSEWKVLEELCLVLKPLDVACRTLAKEAFPRLSLVKPILTGLLSRHLMSRPGDSSSTLKEVKRMMRRNLASCYENPVVNRILCVACSLDPQFHGLGFMEDKEQTATFDWLKQEAVRIVKEDRRRSQGKTQSQIKRSPSPGSPESESDFLRRSKRLKESRPINFRELIDVDEDDESDPGEADDCEFVDPGSQGGLSGMEFLLGDLFSSAPKGRQSSVEESIDMEMSVFRADKGASLGVEPLQWWRTKAVQFPLLAAVARAYLAAPAVAGSAAQDFVREGAGAAYRKRANIPPESLDSILFLHHNHMPDAESGQTVRNDDRNSGIEKVP
- the LOC144527898 gene encoding uncharacterized protein LOC144527898 isoform X2; the encoded protein is MELTANIMNADLKDSRDKLHVFEPDMKTKEELILKEEDESQEEEEYEVNTTGISRHAMVSDLELNELEDSRNEISKLTMKQTTWAVNCFTGWLEAQGLQVDLTTVEKTELNGVLRHFYGSVRNGKGELYGIASYIALRAGLNRYLKEPPFSRPVCLMRDAEFTSANKVFLGVLKRIRKCGRNLRSHHQALSSSDIRILRHSRAMDTSTPRGLLNKVWFDVQVHFGRRGKQANRNLRPDSFVIRKDERGRRCCALSFVDETKIDSEKDRGSMFEKPGSAFCPITSLLKYLSKLPCNATALYVQPKKDLTDEMWYSHTPLGVNYLGSMLARMCKEAGTSIIYTNHCIRSTPFHLLCDPRLEARETIPVSVHRSESSLQSPQTPSLGGRKLRKILPKGDSAGPAGLDLNHEEFLEDFPFLQNASNQNYVPDAVLPPGEPWLHGGPSRAVLSLPSCLCLCGDIGSGMSGPGSSDEDQMGEMKVYAKCHLQKGVMFGPFLGEVCRGQMPSNLKYAWAIRDDAGFVYVDASDESKSNWMRYVTYTSSEEEHNLVIFQFYRHIYYRVSQPITEGTELRVWIGKDYATLLGLGMGDNVKCEVGDKETVLRLLQDIQLVTLPEPSSSSLWSDNSQSQSPMLVISDVTTVSNPDAASDSGMMSVSVFPSSSSLISLPSPGSHSLEKYDFMPGTEKLLSNPNVTENSPWYFFGFEPDPTGRPLDRSAVVCKLCGEHIGCGGGAADLQIHLTNKHHIRTRDGNKDRSLLTIGQQRSQPVMLNSGVVSTPPLVLSPNVTNAIANFLIVDLQPPALVEGDGFKQLIHTLLPSYKELPSPRQLESLLREHHNRGKASLAQLLRRKLGSSENEEVSDYTAPIGFESRRRGRPLGYRREVPHFVTLSVDVWFHSWQGSTERYLTLWAHYIDCHFTFQNLALATQRLTKSGGKECSLRAVEAQVKGMAQEWGISQPNLVLLGGEGRNKMRPGQIKSKRGGEAGGSAPHPNSTTFLEREDPVSPEEAQGLEHVCHSGEGLPSVPCFFSAVQGCIEEVMAHSVISKTLSQFQAILTNLFLPPAHTKGSYPHHAQSLLHALTKHEQAELKSWAHSRPTWNKLYPLLSVLIKHKSLFCDMIKEVKGEGSSKEDTGSESSSSGSCHANSTSNASSTGVATLRSEWKVLEELCLVLKPLDVACRTLAKEAFPRLSLVKPILTGLLSRHLMSRPGDSSSTLKEVKRMMRRNLASCYENPVVNRILCVACSLDPQFHGLGFMEDKTATFDWLKQEAVRIVKEDRRRSQGKTQSQIKRSPSPGSPESESDFLRRSKRLKESRPINFRELIDVDEDDESDPGEADDCEFVDPGSQGGLSGMEFLLGDLFSSAPKGRQSSVEESIDMEMSVFRADKGASLGVEPLQWWRTKAVQFPLLAAVARAYLAAPAVAGSAAQDFVREGAGAAYRKRANIPPESLDSILFLHHNHMPDAESGQTVRNDDRNSGIEKVP